In Myxococcales bacterium, one DNA window encodes the following:
- a CDS encoding NADPH:quinone oxidoreductase family protein, translated as MKAVVVRELMEPMDLSVSEIETPEIEAGKLAIEVKAIGCNFADTLIVRGKYQVKPEFPFIPGGEVAGVVCEIGEGVTGFSVGDRVMAFVGHGGFAERVNANSEATFPIPDDMSFEHAAAMPIVYGTSYLALVPRGMLAAGETVLVTAAAGGIGTATIQIAKALGARVIALAGGSEKLEIVRGVGADIAIDYRKDDWVERVRQETQGQGANVVIENVGGDIFDGCTRCIAWEGRLVIVGFAGGEIPLVKVNRILLKHISLVGVHFGPMTKHAPEQIASCFRSLMKLYEEGSIKPVISKSYPLSRAADALAALGNRKTHGKIVLTIS; from the coding sequence ATGAAGGCTGTCGTCGTTCGTGAGTTGATGGAACCGATGGATCTCTCGGTATCCGAGATCGAGACCCCCGAGATCGAAGCGGGGAAACTCGCGATTGAAGTGAAGGCCATCGGCTGCAACTTCGCCGATACGTTGATTGTACGGGGCAAGTATCAGGTCAAACCGGAGTTTCCCTTCATTCCCGGAGGTGAAGTCGCTGGCGTTGTCTGTGAAATAGGAGAGGGGGTCACGGGCTTTAGCGTCGGTGACCGCGTCATGGCCTTTGTCGGACACGGTGGCTTTGCCGAACGCGTAAACGCCAACTCGGAAGCCACGTTCCCCATCCCCGACGACATGTCCTTCGAGCACGCTGCTGCGATGCCGATTGTCTATGGCACGAGTTATCTCGCACTCGTTCCCCGCGGAATGCTCGCGGCCGGGGAAACCGTCCTCGTCACCGCCGCGGCGGGTGGCATTGGGACTGCGACGATCCAGATCGCGAAAGCGTTGGGCGCGAGGGTCATCGCCCTGGCGGGGGGGAGCGAGAAGCTCGAGATCGTGCGCGGTGTCGGGGCGGACATCGCGATCGACTATCGCAAGGATGACTGGGTTGAGCGGGTTCGCCAGGAGACTCAGGGGCAAGGCGCCAATGTTGTGATCGAAAATGTAGGCGGAGACATCTTCGACGGCTGCACGCGTTGCATCGCATGGGAAGGACGTCTCGTGATCGTCGGTTTTGCGGGAGGGGAGATCCCGCTGGTGAAAGTCAACCGAATTCTTCTCAAGCACATTTCGCTGGTCGGAGTTCACTTCGGCCCAATGACGAAGCACGCCCCCGAACAAATCGCGAGCTGTTTTCGCTCGCTCATGAAGTTGTACGAGGAGGGGAGCATCAAGCCCGTCATTTCGAAGAGCTACCCACTCTCGCGGGCAGCCGATGCATTGGCTGCACTCGGGAATCGCAAAACACATGGGAAGATCGTGCTCACGATCTCATAG
- a CDS encoding glycosyltransferase family 39 protein — protein MPAASSRSHREALALFGVFAFALGVRALGFEHVFTDEGVVFAPADATYHMRRAFYTFVNFPAALLRDPYLNFPGGVNVPWPPLFDFLVGGTARLFAADQAGFEKVAAWASSVFGALTVIPIYFIARRVTSTGVGLFAGLLFSLFPICVKYGRVGNPDHHTAVVLVGACMLLLCTHLARPDLSDKKILFLAPLMALVRLAMFLIWHGNLLYIAFFEATILLIAAITRSKAITKACVMSAMLTALVLSPIVVEVLPIPIGGAYSSISLSRLHVLVMVGVSFVAFCHWALNRHRPESGVALRISAMGAASLIFVAALLLIPATRSGLLPAFQFLTMQDGAGLATLEQLPLFAIFGRDPVHSPQQPWAYFAYLLPLAPFAFPLFVREPQHRPAAWVLTGWTAGFVILAIAQRRYGNDLAPAAAVAFAIGLVELSRAALRKIGIESQRARLAAAVISGLLALGLFSSVLRSYEIPRLQSGLAALTGKAANPAAGMDLISKNVAHFARKVRAATPDTDGFLNHRRNPEYGIIAHANLGHVLHYYARRATATDPMWSYIGPENWARSLAFFRAKEEPKAIAIASLLRGRYVVTANTDSIDTISGRLHQRDGRQDDHGPRLEHFRLVTESSPGRAGFGLLYGQKTESLADGSGVAYKLFEIVKGALLEIEAAPQTRISASLTIEAPSGRRFVYLVNGETGDDGIARLRIPYSTASETPIHATGPYRVLVGDHLSRIQVSEVDVRDGLKVVVGTPSNTNGQNFSD, from the coding sequence ATGCCGGCCGCTAGTTCCCGCAGCCACCGCGAGGCCCTCGCGCTCTTTGGGGTCTTCGCGTTTGCCCTTGGCGTGCGTGCGCTCGGGTTCGAACACGTCTTCACCGACGAAGGCGTCGTCTTTGCCCCCGCCGACGCCACGTATCACATGCGACGGGCGTTCTACACCTTTGTAAACTTTCCCGCCGCGCTCTTGCGCGACCCCTACCTGAATTTTCCCGGCGGCGTAAATGTACCCTGGCCCCCCCTGTTCGATTTCCTGGTGGGCGGCACAGCAAGACTGTTTGCCGCAGATCAAGCGGGGTTCGAGAAGGTGGCGGCCTGGGCCTCGAGCGTTTTTGGCGCCCTCACGGTCATCCCCATTTATTTCATAGCACGAAGAGTCACCAGCACGGGGGTTGGGCTGTTTGCCGGTCTGCTCTTCTCGCTCTTTCCCATCTGCGTAAAATACGGACGGGTGGGGAACCCCGACCACCATACAGCCGTTGTGCTGGTCGGCGCCTGCATGCTCCTGCTGTGTACGCATCTCGCGAGACCCGATCTCTCCGACAAGAAGATTCTGTTTCTCGCTCCCTTGATGGCGCTTGTCCGACTCGCGATGTTTCTCATCTGGCATGGCAACCTTCTATACATTGCGTTCTTCGAAGCCACGATCCTCCTGATCGCGGCCATCACTCGAAGCAAGGCCATCACCAAAGCCTGCGTGATGAGCGCGATGCTCACGGCGCTCGTTCTCAGCCCCATTGTCGTTGAGGTTTTGCCGATACCGATCGGAGGCGCCTACTCGTCGATTTCCCTCTCGCGGCTCCACGTGCTCGTCATGGTGGGTGTGAGTTTTGTGGCTTTCTGCCATTGGGCATTGAACAGACATCGACCCGAAAGCGGCGTTGCCCTGCGCATCTCTGCAATGGGAGCTGCGAGTCTGATCTTCGTCGCAGCTCTCTTGTTGATTCCAGCGACGCGATCCGGTCTCTTGCCCGCGTTCCAGTTTCTCACCATGCAGGACGGCGCCGGGCTCGCGACCCTCGAACAGTTGCCGCTGTTTGCGATCTTTGGCCGAGACCCCGTCCATTCTCCCCAACAACCGTGGGCGTACTTCGCCTACCTGCTGCCCCTGGCGCCGTTCGCCTTCCCGCTGTTCGTCCGCGAACCGCAGCATAGACCTGCTGCCTGGGTACTCACCGGTTGGACCGCGGGCTTTGTGATCCTGGCCATCGCACAACGGCGCTACGGCAACGACCTCGCACCCGCCGCTGCAGTGGCCTTTGCGATCGGCCTGGTGGAGTTGTCACGCGCAGCCCTTCGCAAGATTGGCATCGAGTCGCAAAGAGCGCGGCTTGCGGCGGCGGTGATCAGTGGATTGCTGGCCCTCGGACTCTTTTCGTCGGTATTGCGCAGCTACGAAATCCCGCGACTTCAAAGCGGCTTGGCCGCACTCACGGGCAAGGCCGCGAACCCCGCCGCGGGGATGGATCTCATCTCGAAGAACGTCGCGCACTTTGCCCGCAAGGTGCGGGCTGCCACGCCAGATACAGACGGCTTTCTGAATCACCGCCGAAATCCCGAATACGGAATCATCGCCCACGCGAACCTCGGGCATGTGCTCCACTACTATGCGCGCCGCGCCACCGCGACCGATCCCATGTGGTCATACATTGGGCCCGAGAACTGGGCCAGGTCGCTGGCGTTCTTTCGCGCCAAAGAAGAACCCAAGGCCATCGCGATCGCCAGTCTTCTGCGGGGGCGCTACGTCGTTACGGCGAACACCGACAGCATCGACACCATTTCCGGGCGGCTGCATCAGCGCGACGGGCGCCAGGACGACCATGGCCCACGGCTGGAACATTTTCGGCTGGTAACCGAATCGTCTCCTGGACGCGCGGGTTTCGGACTGCTCTATGGTCAGAAGACCGAATCTCTCGCCGACGGCAGTGGCGTTGCGTACAAGCTGTTCGAAATTGTGAAGGGCGCCCTGCTCGAAATCGAAGCGGCACCCCAGACTCGCATCAGCGCTTCGCTCACCATTGAGGCACCCAGCGGCCGCCGCTTCGTCTATCTCGTCAACGGAGAAACGGGCGACGATGGCATCGCACGACTGCGGATCCCCTATTCGACGGCGAGTGAAACTCCCATCCACGCGACCGGACCGTACCGCGTTCTCGTGGGCGACCATCTCTCGCGAATTCAGGTAAGCGAGGTCGACGTACGCGACGGTCTGAAGGTCGTCGTGGGCACTCCTTCGAATACAAATGGCCAGAACTTTTCTGACTGA
- the nudC gene encoding NAD(+) diphosphatase yields the protein MPSGYPLSFVPGHMAPEDPGEAPLCFAFRNRDLLVMEDGALPPVALIDEHGIEAVRRQYLGSLNGTHCYSLELAPDIAPPPGMDFRNLRMLFGSLDPACHAVAGRAVQIVEWDRTHQFCGSCGQKTVLADIDRSRSCPDCAVPMYPRLSPAMIVAVERGDQVLLGRSPHFPPGIYSCLAGFVEPGESAEEAVIREVYEETRIVCDNVRYFNSQAWPFPNSLMLGFTAQYVGGEIDTRGDELEDARWCAADDMPNIFPGNVSISQWLLADFLERNQGG from the coding sequence ATGCCTTCTGGTTATCCGCTCTCATTTGTACCCGGTCACATGGCTCCCGAAGATCCGGGTGAAGCCCCGCTCTGCTTTGCATTTCGCAACCGCGACCTGCTCGTGATGGAAGACGGAGCACTGCCCCCGGTAGCATTGATCGACGAGCATGGTATCGAAGCCGTGCGCCGGCAGTACCTCGGTAGCCTCAACGGCACGCACTGCTATTCGCTCGAACTCGCCCCCGACATCGCTCCGCCCCCGGGCATGGACTTCCGCAATCTGCGCATGTTGTTTGGCAGCCTCGACCCGGCATGTCACGCGGTGGCGGGGCGGGCGGTTCAAATCGTCGAATGGGATCGCACGCATCAGTTCTGCGGGTCCTGTGGCCAGAAGACCGTGCTGGCAGATATCGACCGTTCGCGCTCGTGTCCCGATTGTGCAGTTCCCATGTACCCCCGCCTGTCGCCGGCGATGATCGTGGCCGTCGAACGGGGCGACCAGGTCTTGCTGGGTCGGTCACCGCACTTTCCACCGGGTATCTACAGTTGCCTGGCTGGCTTCGTAGAGCCGGGGGAAAGCGCAGAAGAGGCCGTGATTCGAGAGGTCTATGAAGAGACGCGCATTGTCTGCGACAACGTGCGCTACTTCAACAGCCAGGCCTGGCCGTTTCCAAATTCCCTGATGCTGGGCTTCACGGCGCAATATGTGGGAGGCGAGATCGATACCCGCGGCGATGAACTCGAAGACGCCCGATGGTGCGCCGCCGACGATATGCCGAATATTTTTCCGGGCAACGTCAGCATCTCCCAATGGTTGCTGGCGGATTTTCTGGAGCGCAATCAAGGCGGCTGA
- a CDS encoding class I SAM-dependent methyltransferase produces the protein MIRNLAHHRFALLALQIVLISLPLLQATAQNNSVNPGINDKFLSETLEIAEWRKRFEGESRQIYAHRKEIVAALKLRDKQRVADIGAGTGLFSELFARAVGHNGLVWALEISPKFIEHMQDRFSQADLDQIEVVENTERSTGLAESSIDLAFLCDVYHHFEYPEDMLRNLAYVLRWGGSLVIIDFERIPGETSNFIMNHVRAGKDVFRKEIEAAGFSFKEEIKIEGLTDNYILRFVRR, from the coding sequence ATGATTCGAAATCTCGCACACCATCGATTCGCTCTATTGGCTTTGCAGATTGTGTTGATCTCGCTGCCTTTGCTGCAGGCCACCGCTCAAAACAACAGCGTCAATCCCGGTATCAACGACAAGTTCCTCTCGGAAACACTCGAGATCGCCGAGTGGAGGAAGCGTTTCGAAGGCGAGTCGAGGCAGATCTACGCACACCGAAAGGAAATCGTGGCGGCCTTGAAGCTCCGGGACAAGCAGCGTGTCGCTGACATCGGTGCGGGAACGGGGCTCTTCAGCGAGTTGTTCGCCCGAGCCGTCGGCCACAACGGTCTGGTCTGGGCGCTCGAAATCTCTCCCAAGTTCATCGAACACATGCAGGATCGGTTTTCTCAGGCAGATCTCGACCAAATCGAAGTGGTGGAAAATACGGAGCGCTCCACGGGTCTGGCCGAAAGTTCGATCGACCTCGCGTTCCTCTGCGATGTCTACCATCACTTCGAATACCCCGAGGACATGTTGAGAAATCTCGCCTACGTGCTGCGCTGGGGCGGAAGCCTCGTGATCATCGACTTCGAACGAATCCCGGGCGAGACCAGCAACTTCATCATGAATCACGTGCGAGCAGGAAAGGATGTGTTTCGCAAAGAGATCGAAGCAGCCGGATTCAGCTTCAAAGAAGAAATCAAAATCGAAGGCCTCACGGACAACTACATCCTGCGCTTCGTGCGCCGGTAG